The genomic segment cagattttAAACTCAAGGCTATCAGTCACACAGCTGCaagagaattcagcattaataAATCAATGATATAGAAGTGgaagaagcaagaagaatgagttgttagacttatctgactgttttgtttcgcttaatgcgcttTATAATCccgtgcgccttatggtccgaaaaatatgtatttgacttatttatttggcacactgcatgttgcaaagcacctctttatttaatttttgtggatattatatatggttatgctcaggatatgtcagcccatttccactggaaatgccttttggctaaactgtcagcaaggaatttgcatttgcattgttaattttttatatagctttaatgcacataataAACAGCCACTTGTTTAattgaaaatacattgatggttttttttttttttttgcactaataaagttgtggagttgtaaagtattttgtctcccATCAATTATATTGTCAGTTATAtcattatcgcaaattttcaaatgtatattgtgatgaatatttttggccatattgcccTACCCTACCTTGCAGTAGGTGTGACTTTTTAAACACACACCCAGATGTGTTTGAGTTTTTATAtacctctccctctctccctgtgttgtgtgctttctttttctcGTTTTGTCTCCAGGAGCAGTAACACGCTGGGTCTATCTGCTCCACCCATCTCAGCCCTCATTACTCCGGAGCCGGTCCGTCACTCGAGGATCCCCGAGCTCCCATTGGACAGCAGCCTGCTGTTTGAGTTCCTGCTTTTTCTCTATTTGCTGGTGGCCTTGTTTGTCCAGTACATAAACATCTACAGGACAGTGTGGTGGTACCCATACAGCCACCCTGCTGCCTCTACCTCGCTCGTAAGAACACTTGACACACTCTTTTCCCACCAGTTCCCTCAGTAGTCCTAAAAATAGGTCATCATTTCAGTTTTctgttattacatttttaaaattgtaaGTAAAACTACATCAGTATGTTCCTGTCTTTCCCCAACTCATAACGTACCACTTTCTTATTAAGAGGTTTAATGTAATAAGCAAAAATGTctctgtggagaaaaaaaaaaaaaccctagcTTTTTATCTCCCTACAACAGAACTTTCATTTAATGGACTACCACCTGGTTATCTTCATCACAGTAATGCTGGCCAGGAGGCTCGTTTGGACAATTGTTTCTGAGGTAAACACAGATTCTATCTCTGTAAGCAATCAGCAAGCACACTGTAGGGACCTGATCCCTCATGATGTCAGTGTGGCTGCCATGCTCTCTCTCATAACGACGTGTTGTTCTGCTTCTGTCTCGCCCAGGTGTCTCAGAGCAGCGGGGGGTCTCTGCTGCGCTACGTGCTTTTAATCGCAGCTCGGCTAAGCCTGCTGACCCTGTGCGGCTGGGTGCTGTGCTGGACGCTGGTCAACCTCTGCAAGAACCACTCAGTGCTTAACCTCCTCTTCCTGGGATATCCGTGAGTGTTTGGTCCACTTCACTCTCTAAAGGCCAGCCTACCACTGAATAATTTGTCTCAAAGCAAAGTATTTCTCAATGTTTTGAATTATCTGGAGTGAAGCAGTCAAAGTCTGCTATCAGAGGCGCAATGCATGCAAATTGTAAAAAATGGGGATAATTTTTATATTTGGAATAGGGGTCAGTTGCtttaaaagaaataacagaAACTGGACTGTGCGGCTCCTGAATGAAGTATTGTAAAATTGTGCACAGGTTGTGTGGTGATCTGATAAGCGCTTTATCTGAAGTGCTTCCCACAAATGGTTGCCACAACTGTCAAATGAACATCGGTCAGCAGAACTtcaattgtctttttttcctgcttgctgtggcatcaaattcaaaaagacatttttctgtttggacTGTGTAAAAGTGAAAACCTTGCTCACATACACGGTTTATGAGATGGCTGGCAGCAGTGGAAAAAAATCCTAAACTTGGAAGCATTGGAAAAGGAATAATTTAGCTACTACACATTTTCTAGCCATTaaccagatttttttaaaggaaatgatTCAGATAGCTGTAAGGCTATGTGGACATGGTATTTACCATCTCAATTGTCATTCCATCCTGATCTGAAGGTAAAAAATGCTTTTGTGtcgtttatttgtttttcatccGCAGATTCGGTGTTTATGTCCCACTCTGCTGCTTCCATCAAGAGGGAGGGAAAAGCCAGGCGGCACCAGCCGACTGCGATTACACAGCTGACCACCAGCAGACCGACCTAACAGAAACCCCCTTCTTCCGACCACGCGACTTCCTCTTCCTGTTACGAGAGAACCTCAGAGAGCAGTTTTCTAGCCCCCCACACATGCCCACACACACCTGCCCGCCAcccacacactctcacacaccaGAGCTGATTCGAGCAGAGGTGGAGGAGCTGAAGAGCGACTTCAACCGGCGAATCAAGGAAGTGCTTTTCAACTCGCTCTTCAGCGCTTACTACGTAGCCTTTCTGCCCCTGTGCTTTGTAAAGGTGGGTGTTTCACTTAAGTCTCTTTCTCCGTTATAAATTCCCGACCTCGTGTTGCGTAGGGTTGCGTCTGGTTTCTTACTCGTTCTTCTTACTCCTACAGAGCACCCAGTACTATGACATGCGCTGGTCATGTGAGCATCTCATCATGGTGTGGATCAACGCATTCGTGATGCTGATGAGCCAGCTGCTGCCCCCCAGCTACTGCGACCTGCTTCATCGCTCGGCGGCTCACCTCGGCCGCTGGCAGAAGCTGGAGCACGGCTCATACAGTAACGCACCTCAGCACATGTGAGTGGCCCAGTGTGCGCACACTCTGGTGTACTTAAAAAGTCATTTCTAAACTTCTCTAATAGGTTATGTATAACTGTGCTGTTAATGTTTTGCAGGTGGTCAGAAAGCACCATTTGGCCTCAGGGGGTTTTAGTACGACATAGTCGAAGTCTGTATAAGGCGGTCGGTCCCTATAATGTGGCTCTCCCCTCTGATGTTTCCCATGCAAGATTTTATGTGAGTACCTGTGAATTTCCCATATTAACTACACTGATGTTCACCGTTTTCTCTTCTGGTTTCTAATGAATTTTTTTTCAGATGTGTTCAGaaatgaggaaaaaacaaacaaaaaacatcagctCTGGTGGAACTGCCTTCCTTATTATGTAGTCACTGCTCTGTGCTGTTCAGCAGTGTCCCTCTTACACCAGTATTTGATTACTTGCAAGCAGTACAAGAGTACTAGCTTATCGCCACTGAAGGGAGGTTGGGTACAGACACACTTAGAAATGCCACCCAAGCCTATTCATGATTCCTGGGAGACCTCCTCCCTCCTACTGAGGCATGTTTACTTTTGATTATGAAAATTCAGTTGCAGAGTGTCACCAAGAGGTGGCGCTTTCCTCACAAAAACTTTGACTTGTGTTGATTTCTTGCACAAAACTTCATGGTATCGATCAAAGAGGAGATCTAAAATTGGTTCAACTTCAATTTTTCAGTTATTGTTTGCTGGGTGATTATTTTTTGCAGACTTCTGTTTGATCTGTGATTATGATCAACATTCAGCAGGTTAGTCTAGTGTTAACTCAGTCAATGTTTTTTAGGAGAAACATCActggtgtgtatatatataacatTTTCAGCTCCAGTGAATTCAAGCGCTTTATTTACATGTTGCCAAGGTAAATTACCgtatttgagtgtgtgtgtgtctgtgcgtgagCGTGAACTGACCATAATTCTGATCAGCTGATTgggctttgtgtttgtgtgtgtgggcagtGATGATGTGTTTGGAAATAAGAGAAAGGACTGGCCACAGTACTCATAAACTAAGCACAACCtcatgctgcctttatggaaACGGGATATTAGAGCTTTACCAATAAAATTAGATTTTCCTACTTGTTTCTGCCGAGTGGATGAAATGAGATTTTTGTTCGTTTTTGCTGTTGAAACCAACAGTTTCTCCTGAGAAGACGCGGGGCTTCTCACAATTGTCTTGAATTTAAGAGCGATATTCTAGAAACTGTTTGTTTAATACAGTAGACCTGAATAAACTAAACTGACAAACTCTTTAAGTCAATCCATCAGGTAGAAATGACTTCTGCCACATTTTAAgctgcacaaaaaaaataaataatagagATGGTATTAAattgatttttacttttttggatTGTAACAGGCTtttgcactttgttttttttaaagatcattAAGACAAAATACTGGATTCAAGAGGCCCATATAGCGTGTTCAGATCATGGTATGAATGTTTGGGCTGGGGTTTGAAAATCAAGCTGTTTGACTGGTTTGGACAGAAGGGTCCACAGTAACACTAATGATGGTTTGGGCTCTTACCTGCCAGCAAAAACAAGATTTGACATTACTGCTGCGTCCATCATGTAGCTCTTCACTGAGTCTTCACCCCAGACGTTTAGAACAGAGCTCCACGTGGCCCATTTCTAAACACAAGCTACTGCAACAAGTGAATAAAGTGAATAAAGTGCGAGTTTCCTCAGAGTGTTCAGACTGCCGGTACAGAAGTGCCTATGCCTGGCACTTCTCACTCAGTGATAGGTGATAGAGTTGAGCTAGCATCTTTACTTTTCGCTGACTCTGAAGCCAAGCTTCAACAAATCATCAGCCTGTGGTGATGCCGACAAGCATTGCGGCAAAACGTGTGTGGCAACTCAGCCTCAGTTTAGTTGACCATTATAATGCAACTTTTTGTGCTTCTAGAGTGAACATGGCATAAGTTAGCAGGTTGCCACAGACTGCCTTTAAACGGATATTggagaagaaaaacatgcaGTAAGATGTGATCTTTAGTGGGATTCCCTGAAACGGTTGGATTCACACAGCGGTGAAGTGATTAGGAAGCTGCTCAGCGTCTGGTTGTGCCCAACATTTCTGAATATTTATTTACCGCCGCCTCCTCTGAGTGCCCTGGCTgtctcccacagtccacagcAGGTTAAGTTGCCTGTCACCCTAACCTGCGAAGTGTCCATACATGTGTACtctattcagtctttttttttttgctttcccaCCCCACAAAGCTATAGCCAATCCAGGACACTGTGACAGAAACCCACACTCTCTCTCATTCACACGAGCAGCCAGTTTAAATTTAACAGTTAACCTTCCtgtctttggattgtgggaggaaACCTGTGCAGGCACGTTGTTAACAGGGGAACTCCAACCAGAAAGGCCCCTAGCGCTGTTGCCTCtagctgtgaggcaacagcgcTAACACCTGCacatattgatttttttatttatttattttttaatctatgACACTCTGTCATTTTTTCTCCCCGTTCTTTGTCTGTTTGGCTTCCAGTTCCTGTTCCACAAGCCGTTGCGGATCTTGAACCTGCTGATCTGGATCGAGTCCAGCGTGGTTTTGTACCAGTTATACTCTCTGCTGCGCTCTGAGCGCTGGAACCACACATTGTCTCTGGGCCTTATTCTCTTCTGCAACTACTATGTCCTCTTCAAACTACTCCGAGACCGCATCGTGCTGGGCAAAGCCTATTCCTACCCTCTGTCCTCCAACAGTTTGGGGCTCAAGTCGCAGTAAAGACTCTGCACGGCGAGACCTCTGCTACAAACTCTGGACGCGGAGGCGAGACGGATGGAGGCCTGATGGAAGTGGAAGGCGCTTGGAGATTAAGGGACAGACTGTGAACTCAAATTGTGTTTTGATACGGTTCaatttttaatgcagtgtttATATATAGACCTATTTAaaagaatatttttattttgtatactATTTCGAGTTACACCGGGCATTACCACGCTCATGTCATTAGCATGTTGTGTTATGTTGTTGCTAGGCGACAGAGAAGTCAGGGAATGCCAGGAAGTGACTTTTCACCAAAGATATTTTAAGTGCAGACGGCCAATGGCGGTGCAGACTTTGCCTTTGACAGTCGGTTAAAACAGGCGAGCGATTCAGAGCAGAGGGAGGTTTCATGCTTGGGTCCTGATTGTCCTTTATTCTGCTTCAGTCTTAAATCTGGAACAGgcgtttttttgggggggtagcatgATTTCTTTATTTCAGTATTGATGCACCTCTTTGTCTCTAAAAGGAATAATTTGGGATTTTTGGGAAATGTGCTTATTGTCTTTTGATCAAAGTTAGACAATCTGTTAACATTagcaaatacaagaaaaatggCTAGCCTGACAAATTATTACCGTACCTTTTCATACCTGGGAGTCAAATCCTGCTGTTCTGCTACAAGTCTCTGCCGTCACAAAGATGCACATAAGATTTGAATGAGTTATGCACAAGGTGTCCGAAATTTCTGAAGTAGTAGACCGCTTGTGTTTTGTCCCCTgcccttttgtttttatttacttggTTTGGCTTTATTGGCcatttttcatgatttggaTTAAATGTCCCTTTGGAAAGTTTACTCTAAagaaaagcaacattttaaagGTTCCCAAGGCGTTTAAATTTAAATGCCAAGGGCTCCTGTACAAGCGTCCGTGTTAGATATATCACTGTTTCCACTGCTGCTGCCTCTGTAGTGACCCTAAAGGACATCTTTTTGTTTATATCTTTGAGACGGCTTTAACATAATGGCAGAATCTGATTCCCTGTGAgtgagactttttaaaaaaatatctttatttatttaattgaaACAAAAGCCAAAgggtaaaaataaatctgttcaGTCAGTACATGTGAGACATGTTCATATTAATGAGCTTTAGGGGGTCTTTATTGGTAATTTTAGTTTTGGTTTGTACAGGTTTGGCTGGACTAGCTGTTCCACTGTACTTAAACCTACGCTAAAACGTAGCTGAAGCTACGATCGAGTGTGATATGAATCTTATTATCTAAATGTAAAAGGATGAAAACATTTCCTAAAAGTAAGTATTCCTTTAAGCAAAGTCTCAGtatgttatttttttacacCAAGTCCAATAAACTGTTCATGCAAACTGACTCGAGAGCAGTCTGGAAGAAAAACACAGTTGGTACTCCAATCCGCGGCCTCCGCAGACAATGCCGTGTTCTTCTCATTCAGCTTCTAACCATGTTTTCACAGTTAGTATCTGCTTGCTTCATATCACTGGAGGGGGGAGTAACAGCACCAGTCTCCAAAcaacctcacaagtgtcagaCGGAAAATCTTTTGTCTGGCATCCTTAAACTCAGTGCGCACTCATGAAAGTCCAAGTACAGTCCTGCCCGTCCCACTAATGCGTACTTAAAGTGAGAAAGGCTGCTGCTGTGAGAGGGTGATGCCTGAGCACACTTTCACACACTGAAATCTGGCTACAATACACCATGTTACTTAATGTTCATCCAGTCACTTGAATAAAGTATGATGGGATATAGGACTGTATCATATCAGGTCTGTGTCTGTTGTGGACTGGATGCTTATCGCAAAACAAATGTGGCTTACGATGTATTCTGTTGGAACATCCTTCATCCTCACCCTTCACCCACTGCAAATAAGTCACTGTCACCATGCTCTCATTTAGGTTTGAAAGCAGAGGATGTTTAATAGTGACACTTCAGTGGGGAGTGAATGCGTAATCACAGGGTGTGGAAAGACAGCCACCTCAATGCCACTTCATGTATTCTCAGTTACCGGAATGGTGTTACAAACAGGTTGCCTTGCATTGTTGTTGCCTTTCTGTGTAGCCACACTTTGCGATCATCACCTTACCTGTCAGTAGTTTTGCCTTTatgttcctccacctctccatcaCCAGCGTCAGTCTGCAGCCAGTGCGTACTTCAGGCAGTATTAAGCATTAGTTTGacaaagtggatttttttttcaaattgctACCATCTGCTTTCAGGTTGAGTGTTAAATAGTTGAGGAAACTACCTTTGAGATGAACCAGTGTACATGTGGAGCGCACAGGTTTGATAGATCCTCTAATTCACATGCTGTACGTGTTGTAGTTTGTCTGCAAACGTCACCCCTTTCTTTGGTGCTTATACTTTGTGGTCACTTTACACTTGAATGTAGCGAAGTCTTGCAGCTGAATTGTGCTGTTGATGTGAATcggtatgttttgttttctttttctttctctgtgctgttgCCTTCAGTTGAGCGCCATTGCTGAGCTGTGAATGGCTCTCATCTTTTAATTTGCCCAGGGTAATTCTGAAATGACACAATTTAACTCTGTAACTCCTGCTTCTGTGGAGAGTCCGCTTTGAATAAAAGCTGAAGAATTGAGATTTGACTAGATTCTAAATTTATTACTGCTCTACTGTCTCGATTTTGGTCAGCTTGTTGTTCATTTACttcaaatacttttaaaaaaaacatgacatatCCAAGTTTCCACATTCAGACTCCTGGTTGAACCCGTTGAGTATGTCAGTGCTGGAGAAGTCAAAGGAGCTGGTCCTCGTATTTCGGCTTTTTACAGTGTTCAGGTTCCCCACAGCatttcaatttcttttttttttttgaaattggaaataaaaacaacttgtCAAACCaacattgtgtttgttttaatgtgtcTCGTGAGCGGACTGGGAAAAAAATAGAAGACACTGTTGCCTTATTTCAAAGCATATATTTCATTAAGTCTGCCAGTTTTCTGGTTTCTTCAGAAACGTCACAAATAAGTAAAAAGTGCTTATGTAGGCCTAAACTAACTTGGGTTGCCATGATGTTCATGTGGACACATGCAGTGTTCTTATGTGGCCAGCAGATGGCGCTTGGCAATAAGAAACAACACTCCACAAACGGCTTCATTTACCAAGTAATCTGCAGACTTGCAAAAGTCCTGAAGCACCAAccactgtaaaatgtttccacCCCGCCtcccactgtaaataaagcatGCTATGCTTCTAGATAACTACTGTTTCCACTGAGAGGTTTAAAGTTTGGAAGGAAACAGTTGGCAACTTTGGTAGCTGACTTGTACATTCATTCACAAATATAAATTTCAGTAGAGAAAACAGTGCAATCTTTAGTATTAGCTCAGTTAAAATGCTGCAGTGTTTAGATAAACAGTTTCTCTGGTCCCACCCCATCGGTCCATGTTTCAGATTAAATGGGCCCAAATAAAACTTAAGTTATCCTGATAAATGTTCtaaaagggagaaaaagacTTTCTTGATCTCTTAGAAATTTGAGTGATGATCAAAAACTaagcaaaggcaaaaattaAAGTGTCCCGTTTGATGAATTTAATGTCATTACTGGATCTGAGTCTAGTCTGCGTGTAGATATTGGCATATTTATGTTAACATATCAGTGCTGCAGGCAGTGGGGTTGAAAAGTGTAGCTCCTGTTATGCCAAAAGTGGCTGTGGTTTTACACCCCTTGTGTGGtcctcatgtttttgttttcacccTTCCCTACAGTCCATGAAGTTTCCTTTTATCCAGTAGCAGATCTGAGCATATTTCAGAGGCGTGATTCTCACCGCTACATTAAATTCCTGGGACGCCCCTTGTCGCTCCACCCACTGATGCCCGGAAAACACACCTATCACCTTCCGCTCCCAGCGTCGGCGCCGACCATCCCACATCCGTGCGTAGACTCCCGAGCCGCTAGCCCCGGGTTGAGCGTCGCAGTGTTGGTACAACAGGTCTGAAGTCTCCTCACCGGCACGACAGAACCGATACACCAGCTGTCCTGGCCGGTCGTTATCGAATCCTGAGAAGTGGACTCGGCGACCAGGCAGTCCCTGAGCAGGGGGGCTGACTCCCAGCTTCATGTGGCGCCGTTTGTGGGGTTTCTTGAGTTCAAGTAAAGCATAGTCATAGTCCATTCCTATGTCATTAGCATTCCCTTTTATCCAGCCTTTGGGAACGTGGGTGCGCTTGGCTCTGATCCACTGGAACTTCATTTTGTCACTGGTAGGTGGGGCGTAGGGACTTGTACCTCCTTCGACACTGTTGGTGAAGTTGGAGAGAAGGTGGAAGGAAGACTGTTGTGTGTCTCGTTGCTTAGGTTTTAAAAAGCCAACCCGGAGCCTCTGAGCTCCTTTCACATAGTTTTTACCATCGTGAACACAATGAGCAGCTGTGAGAACATGACGGTCTCCCACCAGTGTACCAGAACACCCAGTGGACAGTTTGACAGCCACTGAGAATGGATATTTAAGCAAGAAGTCCTGCCCAGCAATACTAAATCGCCCATCGTGGCCAAAGATCTGGCGCTTTCTTCTGACATGTGACCTCTCAGCCTTGCCTGGGGACCCAGTTAAGTAGGCTGGGCTGGTGTTAGAGTTGGGGTTGTAGCCATAGATCCCAATGGCAGTCTCAGTGAGCTGACCATTAGAGTGGAGAGTCTCATATGCCAGGAGACTCCGCAGGTCCCAGTAGCTCAGACGAGGGGCCTTCTTGTGGCATTCGGGGTCACAGGGGGAGGTGACATCCAAGCGGGCTTGAGACAGAAAATGAGGGGCCGGTCGAGCCTCCGTGTGCTGGGGGATGACCACAGGGATACGCTGGAGGACCCACTGAgggtgagaggaggaggatgacgaTGAGGAAAACGTGAAAACGGGTAGAAGGAAAATGAGAACGAGGAGGCCGGTCAACCTGCGGAGAAGAGGCAGGAGAGATGAGCGAACAGCTGCACTGAAAAGATAAAATTCATCATACTGTGACCGGATGTTCAGACCCCTCAGCaaacataattaaaaacaacatcTAGAATGCATTTCAGATTACATCACTACAGCCAggagaggtttttttttcagcttgaaGAATTTTTTTAACTCCACTGAAATCTGGCAGCCACAATCTTCCACTTAAAAAAATGCGGCAGATACCACGAACAAGGGCAAAGATCAGGCTGTACTGTGCTCGGATGGAAAATTCCTAAAGTGGCCAGAGGGATTGGCCTTAAGCCTGCCAGAGTGGTGGAATAACTAAATACAGGCTCTGTTAGTTGTAAATAGGGGTAATAAAAGCCTGAATATTGTATTTTAAACACGCTCAGACCTTTCTCTGCCTCCCGTCAGATCAACTACTTTATACACTGCTGTCATGGACGGTGATAGAAAAAAATCCATATCTGACtcttggatttaaaaaaaattctatctTTTGAACTCATAAAATCAGAAGGCTAAATATCGATTTTCAGCACTGGTTTTCTAATTGCCGGCGGTAATTACTTCTCAGTTTACaggtttatttctttattttacaaCCTCGCCCTATGGAGATTTTTCACGGTTCACACCCAGCCCTCCTACCCTCCTATGAACTGGGTGAAACCTGCCATAGAGGTGGCTTACCGGGGGAGCTCCGCCTGGGAGCGAGACATTGTCAGGAGTTTCTGCAGGTGAGCTGCTGGCTGAACACCGACAGAGGGGCAATACCCCTCAAACCAGAGCAGACAGCGCCCTCGATGGAAGCTGAAGCGGTGAAGAACTCCTGCTGCGAAAGCAAACCAGTCGTCTCTCTCAGCTCTTCACTCAGGAACTGCAGACCTCAGCTGCTTGAGCCGTGAATCCAAAAAGGAGTCGACAGCGGACGCGTTGAATCATTGCGCGCTCCTGCTGctacaggaggaggaggaggaggtgctcTCCTGCCTGCCTGTCTGGAGTCAAGCAGTCACATCCGATGCGGAGTGAGTGTAACCACCCGGTCATGTGACTTTTCCCATCACAGCTGCTGGTTACCAACTTTCTGCTGCGCGTAAAATCAAATCCAAAGAAGTGTGTGTGCTGTATTTTCGTATCACACGTCGCGTCTGCATCTGGATTTAATACAATCAATAGCTCGATTTTATGCTGTAGAA from the Oreochromis niloticus isolate F11D_XX linkage group LG1, O_niloticus_UMD_NMBU, whole genome shotgun sequence genome contains:
- the tmem39a gene encoding transmembrane protein 39A, coding for MPGGRRGPSRQQLSRSALPSLQTLVGGNVGNGTGLRNRSSNTLGLSAPPISALITPEPVRHSRIPELPLDSSLLFEFLLFLYLLVALFVQYINIYRTVWWYPYSHPAASTSLNFHLMDYHLVIFITVMLARRLVWTIVSEVSQSSGGSLLRYVLLIAARLSLLTLCGWVLCWTLVNLCKNHSVLNLLFLGYPFGVYVPLCCFHQEGGKSQAAPADCDYTADHQQTDLTETPFFRPRDFLFLLRENLREQFSSPPHMPTHTCPPPTHSHTPELIRAEVEELKSDFNRRIKEVLFNSLFSAYYVAFLPLCFVKSTQYYDMRWSCEHLIMVWINAFVMLMSQLLPPSYCDLLHRSAAHLGRWQKLEHGSYSNAPQHMWSESTIWPQGVLVRHSRSLYKAVGPYNVALPSDVSHARFYFLFHKPLRILNLLIWIESSVVLYQLYSLLRSERWNHTLSLGLILFCNYYVLFKLLRDRIVLGKAYSYPLSSNSLGLKSQ
- the LOC100697251 gene encoding serine protease 23, giving the protein MSRSQAELPRLTGLLVLIFLLPVFTFSSSSSSSSHPQWVLQRIPVVIPQHTEARPAPHFLSQARLDVTSPCDPECHKKAPRLSYWDLRSLLAYETLHSNGQLTETAIGIYGYNPNSNTSPAYLTGSPGKAERSHVRRKRQIFGHDGRFSIAGQDFLLKYPFSVAVKLSTGCSGTLVGDRHVLTAAHCVHDGKNYVKGAQRLRVGFLKPKQRDTQQSSFHLLSNFTNSVEGGTSPYAPPTSDKMKFQWIRAKRTHVPKGWIKGNANDIGMDYDYALLELKKPHKRRHMKLGVSPPAQGLPGRRVHFSGFDNDRPGQLVYRFCRAGEETSDLLYQHCDAQPGASGSGVYARMWDGRRRRWERKVIGVFSGHQWVERQGASQEFNVAVRITPLKYAQICYWIKGNFMDCREG